From the Ipomoea triloba cultivar NCNSP0323 chromosome 8, ASM357664v1 genome, the window TCAGGAAGATGCCAGTCAAAGGAGTGCAATAGTGaactcaaaatataaataagcaTTTTCTCTGCCAAGGGAATACCAGCACAAATTCTCCTCCCAGATCCAAATGGCAAAAACCTATGATCATTGCCTGTATAATCTAAACCAGAAGTTTGGTCAAGGAACCTTTCAGGCCTAAACTCCAAAGGATTGTCCCAAAGTTGAGGGTCTCTATGTATTGCATAGATATTTAGAAGGACCCTAGTACCCTTAGGAATGGTGTATCCGCCAACTTGTGTAGTATTAGTTGGGCACCTGGGGACTAGAAGTGGTAATGCTGGGTATAAACGGAATGTCTCCTTCACAACTGCATCCAAATAGCTGAGCTTTGGTAGATGGAACTCTTCAACAATATTGATTATTCCTACAATCTCCTCTAATTCCTTCTGGACCTTTTTCATTATCTCTGGATTATCAAGTAATGTTGTCATAACCCACTCTACCATTGTGGCTGTGGTATCCGTCCCTCCTATCACAATATCCTGTATAAATATAGTAAACTATAGGTTAAAAAAGAGTTGTACATGTATTCCCAAATCTTACTCCctaaagtttactcttttatgTGACGGGCACtcataaattacatttttcatgtGGTTCACTATACAAATGTCTAAATCAAGATTTTGCGTAAATgattaaaaattgagagtaaaaaATAAGGGTACgtacacataatatttttcgttaaaagaagtaaactattaaaaaaaattgtcaaataaaccactaacTTTACACCAAAGTGCAAATAGGCCCATGAACTTTttcaaagtgcaattaagttCATAAACAAATCATTTTTATGCATTGAAACCCCAAAATCAGTAATTGACCTACAATAGCAGGTAACTTGATACCAACAAAGCTCTGACGACAGGTGACAATCCCCGGTCACCATCTCTGaattcaaacttttatagagtctttaaaagtctactaaAATTCAAATACTAATTAACTTTTATAGACTTCACCAGATTAGGAGTCCTGTAGACTTTTtctttacaaatataaatagttgaaatccgaCCCTCCAATTCCAtaattttcaactttctttatagattatttttttttgtttgaacaaGACAAACTTTTTATCTATTCCTATCCAATTTTATGGTATGTTtcataacttatatatatatatatatatatatatatatatatatatagagagagagagagagagagagagagttagaatcatatgagatcacttgtttaggtaggATCGTgtgatcagatcttgtgcatctatttaataatttaatggcatagattgatttaagatgctaagttgaagtgtgtgcgaacggtaataaaatgtgtgcgaatggtgattaagtgtgtgcagacggtgattaaatgtgtgcaaatggtgattaagtgtgtgcagacggtgattaaatgtgtgcaaacggtgttaaatgtgtgcgaacggtgactgatgtacaagatttgatctcaaaattttttaatggtctagattgactAAGATTCCAAGATGAAGTTTGTGCGAACAGTAGTTAAATGCATGTGTGCGAACaaagtgtgtgtgtcaatcaatcaagaccattaaaaaatattatatggatgtacaagatgtgatctcacgatcttacctaaacaagtggtCTAACTGGaaccctaccatatatatatatatatatatatatatatatattcatatcttttatttttacacatatttatattaaaaaaattatatttaaaatttttattgtcaACATCAACAAAATTTTGTTGCGGTTCTCAGcaacataatttaaaatttagttgcTGTTTGCAAtaatgattaaattttgagaaaatagtcaaataagtacataaattttacaccaaaattaattaggcatctaatttttttttttgtttgagtacTTCTTAGTATCTGTTCAAAGAGTGATCAATTGACTcgactgagactcgaacccactctcatcatccatgtgagaatgTTAACCTGGACATTAGATACCagtagaccacaaggtcttggcggcatttaaatttttaaaaagtgtaattaaactctcaaacatgtcaaattgaggcaatgaaacccaaaaattgataaatgacaTATTATTATAAGTCATTTACATCAGTCCTAGTatttgtttataactactttctcaacctactaaagcacaaagagttaacagttgcctccactgaggctcgaacccactcccatcatccatgtgggagtcaTGATAGTTAGTATCTTAATCACTTAGTTAATTATTTaaagatttctaaaaaaaaaagttaattatttaaagaagaaataaaactttttttaaaaaaaatctaaattaaaaatttttgttcacgtaataaataattaattaaaaagaaaaaagggtaATTCACAGTAAGCGAGTTTTGAACAGACATACCAGCAACATTGCCTTGATTGCTTGGAAATCCAATGATCTCCTAGCGTCATCACGCTCCTTCAGCTCTAAAAGGATCTGCAGAAAATCCTTCTTTTCGTCGCCGTTGCTCACACTCCCAGATTTCTCAGAAACTATCCTTACACCTTCCTTAATGATGGGTTCAAAAATATTGTCCACAGCCTTCCTCATACCCTCCATCTTGGCCTCTATCCCCTGCAAATCGAATCTAGCAAGCCAGGGGAAGAAATCAGAGATATTAGGCTCAGCAGACGTGTCAACATACTTCCCCATTAACTCCCTAAACACTCCTCCAATCTCTTCATTCTTTTCTTCATCAGATCCCAACGTACTTCCCCAAATCATTCTCATCACAACATTTAATTCAGTCGAAGAAGCAAATTCCCCAATGTTGATAGGCAAATTCCCCATTTTCTTGTCCCCATTGCACACACCGCCTTACAGTCACAGATGTGGTCCAATCTTTAAAGATGGATGATGTGAAGC encodes:
- the LOC116026684 gene encoding cytochrome P450 76C4-like, with the protein product MGNLPINIGEFASSTELNVVMRMIWGSTLGSDEEKNEEIGGVFRELMGKYVDTSAEPNISDFFPWLARFDLQGIEAKMEGMRKAVDNIFEPIIKEGVRIVSEKSGSVSNGDEKKDFLQILLELKERDDARRSLDFQAIKAMLLDIVIGGTDTTATMVEWVMTTLLDNPEIMKKVQKELEEIVGIINIVEEFHLPKLSYLDAVVKETFRLYPALPLLVPRCPTNTTQVGGYTIPKGTRVLLNIYAIHRDPQLWDNPLEFRPERFLDQTSGLDYTGNDHRFLPFGSGRRICAGIPLAEKMLIYILSSLLHSFDWHLPEGKNLDLSDKFGIVTKKNVPLIVVPAQRLSKYELYQ